In the Telopea speciosissima isolate NSW1024214 ecotype Mountain lineage chromosome 2, Tspe_v1, whole genome shotgun sequence genome, one interval contains:
- the LOC122649540 gene encoding leucine-rich repeat extensin-like protein 4 isoform X5, whose translation MKKKSYLYLNLHLCSSFLFLLFSSSFALAEQDVFVSSNGSLTDAEAMYIRQRQLLYYRDEFGDRGENVTVDPSLVFENARLKNAYYALQAWKQAILSDPLNLTADWVGSDVCNYTGVFCTQALDNPRIRTVGGIDLNHGDIAGYLPEELGLLTDLALFHINSNRFCGTVPHKFVNLKLLYELDLSNNRFAGKFPQVVLRLPMLKYLDLRFNEFEGGVPSELFDKDLDAIFLNDNRFHFDLPDNFGNSPVSVIVLANNNFHGCVPASLGNMTNLNEIILLNNGLRSCLPAEIGLLTNLTVFDVSFNKLMGPLPDTIGKMVSLEQLDVAHNMLSGTIPTSICSLPNLQNFTYSYNFFTGESPSCLSLPEFDDRKNCLPARPDQRSAGQCKLFSSRRVHCSAFRCAHFVPSLPSPPPPSPPMPMPSPPIITSPPPPVFSPPPVFTPPSPSPPPPPPPVFSPPPVFTPPSPSPPPPPVFSPPPLCSISTAAMCSFSASATSPFTTSAFTTSTAPFAATSIFTTTSATFSPSTPFTTSSPFTTTSATFATSSPFTTTSSPFTTTSSTFATSSTFTTTTSKFAASSAKFSPATSSTLLFPTSTSTIAASSATFTPATSSTLLLPTTTTPMHRTTTTSLHRTTASTTL comes from the exons atgaagaagaagagttatCTATACCTGAATCTGCATTTGTGTTCTTCATTTTtgttccttttgttttcttcttctttcgctTTAGCAGAACAAGATGTGTTCGTTTCTAGCAATGGCAGCCTTACGGATGCCGAAGCTATGTATATCAGGCAGAGGCAGCTTTTGTACTACAGGGATGAGTTCGGTGACAGAGGAGAGAATGTCACCGTCGATCCTTCTTTAGTCTTTGAGAATGCCAGACTCAAGAACGCTTACTATGCCTTGCAAGCTTGGAAGCAAGCTATACTCTCCGATCCCCTCAATCTGACTGCTGATTGGGTCGGATCTGATGTTTGCAACTACACTGGCGTTTTCTGTACTCAAGCGCTCGATAATCCACGGATCCGAACCGTCGGTGGCATTGATCTCAACCACGGCGATATTGCCGGTTATCTTCCGGAGGAGTTAGGGTTGCTTACCGATCTCGCATTGTTTCATATTAACTCCAATCGCTTCTGTGGAACTGTGCCTCACAAGTTCGTTAACCTCAAGCTTCTGTACGAGCTGGATCTAAGTAACAATCGATTCGCTGGCAAGTTCCCCCAGGTAGTTCTCAGATTGCCGATGCTCAAGTATCTCGATCTGAGATTCAATGAGTTCGAAGGCGGTGTCCCTAGTGAGCTCTTCGATAAAGATCTTGATGCCATTTTCCTTAATGACAATCGCTTCCATTTCGATCTCCCGGATAATTTTGGTAACTCTCCGGTTTCTGTGATTGTTCTTGCCAATAATAACTTCCATGGCTGTGTTCCTGCCAGTTTGGGAAATATGACCAACTTGAATGAGATTATTTTGCTGAATAATGGCTTACGATCGTGTTTGCCTGCGGAGATCGGGTTGTTGACGAATTTGACAGTGTTTGATGTGAGCTTCAATAAGCTAATGGGGCCGTTGCCTGATACAATTGGGAAGATGGTGAGCTTGGAGCAGCTCGATGTGGCACACAACATGCTCTCGGGGACGATTCCTACGAGTATCTGTTCGCTACCCAATTTGCAGAACTTCACGTACTCGTACAACTTCTTCACAGGCGAGTCTCCATCTTGTTTGAGTCTTCCTGAATTTGACGATCGGAAGAATTGCCTGCCGGCAAGGCCAGACCAGCGGTCGGCCGGGCAATGTAAGTTGTTCTCGTCTCGTCGGGTGCATTGTAGTGCTTTCAGATGTGCTCATTTTGTTCCTTCTTTGCCATCTCCGCCTCCACCTTCACCTCCCATGCCCATGCCATCGCCACCTATTATTACGTCACCTCCACCGCCGGTTTTCTCCCCTCCGCCAGTTTTCACGCCTCCATCGCCAtcgccaccaccgccaccaccgccgGTTTTCTCCCCTCCGCCAGTTTTCACGCCTCCATCGCCATCGCCACCACCGCCACCTGTTTTCTCTCCACCACCGC TGTGTTCGATCTCCACCGCCGCCATGTGTTCGTTCTCCGCCTCCGCCACCTCCCCATTCACCACCTCCGCCTT caccacctccaccgcccCATTCGCCGCCACCTCCATATTCACCACCACCTCCGCCACATTCTCCCCCTCCACCCCCTTCACCACCTCCTCCCCATTCACCACCACCTCCGCCACCTTCGCCACCTCCTCCCccttcaccaccacctcctcccccttcaccaccacctcctccaccttcGCCACCTCCTCCAcattcaccaccaccacctccaaatTCGCCGCCTCCTCCGCCAAATTCTCCCCCGCCACCTCCTCCACATTACTATtccccacctccacctccacaatCGCCGCCTCCTCCGCCACATTCACCCCCGCCACCTCCTCCACATTACTactccccaccaccaccacccccatgcatagaaccaccaccacctccttgCATAGAACCACCGCCTCCACCACCTTGTGA